A single region of the Halobacteriovorax sp. JY17 genome encodes:
- a CDS encoding M14 family zinc carboxypeptidase, with the protein MKKLILLLLICTNINAVCVHEYEIKGYNLLSSIHTLNEDTSYYQKQNGSFELIRNLQEINPTSDYIIQENQSHIKKDYNDRYIKYYQYQRVNEFISELRPVLTNLNYRTEIIGKSIEGRNLYSIYPKELDPNREVILMFARHHGDEGTANWIVEGFVNKALKSKEFNQKFQLVLYPMVNPDGAEAKRRYNKNGRDLNRSWGTEPSRSNDEISIIQAHLNKVLLSKRKPIIALDMHGSFTEDFIYRVSKNFSGVDFYNLQQEFIASLGKRDSWQGGQFYNSNGDKKMSRILLVRDYRINALTHESIRDIPLSSSRSLDDLKDQGRFIVDTLIELY; encoded by the coding sequence ATGAAAAAACTAATCCTATTATTACTAATTTGTACGAATATTAACGCCGTCTGTGTTCATGAATATGAAATCAAAGGTTATAACCTATTGAGCTCTATTCACACTCTTAACGAGGACACTTCTTATTATCAAAAGCAGAATGGAAGCTTTGAATTGATAAGAAATCTGCAGGAAATAAATCCGACAAGTGACTATATTATTCAAGAGAATCAATCTCATATCAAAAAAGATTATAACGATAGATATATTAAATACTACCAGTACCAGAGAGTGAATGAATTCATAAGTGAATTGAGGCCAGTACTTACAAACCTTAACTATCGAACTGAAATTATAGGAAAGAGTATAGAAGGAAGAAACCTCTACTCTATTTATCCAAAAGAGTTAGATCCTAATAGAGAGGTTATCCTCATGTTTGCCCGCCACCACGGAGACGAAGGAACGGCGAATTGGATTGTCGAAGGTTTTGTAAATAAAGCTCTTAAGAGTAAAGAGTTTAATCAAAAATTCCAATTAGTACTCTATCCTATGGTTAATCCAGATGGTGCTGAAGCAAAGAGAAGATATAATAAGAATGGAAGAGATTTAAATAGAAGCTGGGGAACTGAACCTTCAAGATCTAATGATGAAATTAGTATTATTCAGGCACATTTAAATAAAGTACTTCTTAGCAAGAGAAAGCCTATTATCGCTCTTGATATGCATGGATCATTTACAGAAGACTTTATCTATAGAGTCTCAAAGAATTTTTCAGGAGTTGATTTCTATAATTTACAGCAAGAATTTATAGCGAGCCTAGGTAAAAGAGATTCTTGGCAGGGTGGACAATTTTATAACTCTAATGGCGATAAGAAAATGTCTCGAATACTTTTAGTTAGAGACTATAGAATTAATGCTCTCACACATGAATCAATTCGAGATATACCTCTCTCATCTTCAAGATCACTAGATGACCTTAAAGACCAAGGAAGATTTATTGTTGATACACTTATTGAGCTTTACTAA
- a CDS encoding DEAD/DEAH box helicase, translated as MTQFKDLNLSKFLLETLKDKGYVTPTDIQREAIPSILDKRDLLGIAQTGTGKTAAFSIPIIENLVESNVQLMSKRVRALILTPTRELANQINENVEIYSKKTKLKSTVVFGGVGPLSQVRRLSTGVDILIATPGRLLDLMTKGHVKLDQLEIFVLDEADRMLDMGFIRDVERVIAKLPKKRQSLFFSATMPKDISNLAGTILKNPVTVEVTPASTPVEVIEQRAYHLDRSNKPLLLIDILKSHESESVLVFTKTKYGADRVAKHLDRAGFACASIHSNRSQGAREKALKAFREREIKVLVATDIAARGIDVDSVSHVINYDVPLDAESYVHRIGRTARAGREGSAMLFCDPSESKYLKAVEKLVGYKIQEVKDHPYFGAPPRVAPVNNPAAKLQNPNLKKKSKGKPNHNSAKTGSKKKVIKPGTPSKKRFSGKKKAPAK; from the coding sequence ATGACTCAATTCAAAGATTTAAACTTAAGTAAGTTCCTTTTAGAAACATTAAAAGATAAAGGCTATGTAACACCAACAGATATTCAAAGAGAGGCCATTCCTTCTATTTTAGATAAGAGAGACCTTCTAGGAATTGCTCAAACAGGAACGGGAAAGACTGCGGCCTTTAGTATTCCAATAATTGAAAATCTAGTTGAGAGCAATGTTCAATTGATGAGCAAGAGAGTTCGTGCATTAATATTGACGCCGACTAGAGAGCTTGCAAATCAAATCAATGAAAACGTTGAGATCTACTCTAAGAAGACTAAGCTTAAATCAACTGTTGTTTTTGGTGGAGTAGGTCCACTGAGTCAGGTTAGAAGACTTTCTACTGGAGTAGATATTTTAATCGCAACACCTGGAAGACTTCTAGATCTTATGACTAAAGGACATGTTAAGCTCGATCAACTTGAGATTTTTGTTTTAGATGAAGCTGATAGAATGCTTGATATGGGTTTTATCAGAGATGTTGAAAGAGTCATTGCAAAACTACCAAAGAAGAGACAATCATTATTTTTCTCAGCAACAATGCCAAAAGATATTTCAAATCTAGCGGGAACTATTCTTAAGAATCCTGTAACGGTTGAAGTTACACCGGCATCAACACCAGTAGAAGTGATAGAGCAAAGAGCTTATCATCTAGATAGATCTAATAAACCTCTTCTTCTAATTGATATTTTAAAGAGTCATGAATCAGAAAGTGTCCTTGTTTTTACGAAGACAAAATATGGCGCAGATAGAGTGGCGAAGCACCTAGATCGCGCAGGATTTGCGTGTGCTTCAATTCATAGTAATAGATCTCAAGGTGCTAGAGAGAAAGCACTTAAAGCATTCAGAGAACGAGAGATCAAAGTTCTCGTAGCCACAGATATTGCGGCGAGAGGAATTGATGTTGATAGTGTTAGTCATGTCATCAACTATGATGTTCCCCTTGATGCTGAAAGCTACGTTCACCGTATTGGAAGAACTGCTAGGGCCGGTCGAGAGGGAAGTGCTATGCTCTTTTGTGATCCTAGTGAATCAAAGTACCTTAAGGCCGTTGAAAAGCTTGTGGGTTACAAAATACAAGAAGTGAAAGATCATCCTTATTTTGGAGCACCTCCAAGAGTAGCTCCAGTTAATAATCCTGCGGCAAAGCTTCAAAACCCAAATTTAAAAAAGAAGTCTAAGGGGAAGCCTAATCATAATTCAGCTAAAACTGGATCTAAGAAGAAGGTTATAAAGCCAGGGACTCCGAGTAAGAAGAGGTTTTCAGGAAAGAAGAAAGCTCCTGCGAAGTAG
- a CDS encoding DUF5718 family protein, which produces MNFKDFLGFGVAGNFAGHLEQANEASDFKNIEVSEALQPKAIFPFYLPKKEESFLSTFPISSDTIQMPDTDYDVQIEPEVALICEVKYIENKIVSLSPKKFTAYNDCSIRRPGAKKISEKKNWGECSKGLSSTLLDIDKFSAGGILDHYKIASFHIRENEIHVYGEDSDVLSYSYFHEKLLDWCIEKFNNQVDIGPAENIGEYIAECDYPEHFILGIGATRYTEYGENNFLAKGDTSVVVLYDKRKYTFSEILKRVETREFSGESLSFLVQNVI; this is translated from the coding sequence ATGAACTTTAAAGACTTTTTAGGATTTGGTGTGGCAGGAAACTTTGCTGGACATTTAGAACAAGCTAATGAAGCGAGTGATTTTAAAAATATAGAAGTTTCGGAGGCCCTTCAACCAAAGGCCATTTTTCCATTCTATCTTCCTAAGAAAGAAGAATCATTTCTTTCTACTTTTCCAATTTCTTCAGACACTATTCAAATGCCTGACACTGATTATGATGTGCAAATAGAGCCAGAAGTAGCACTTATTTGTGAAGTTAAATATATTGAGAATAAGATCGTCTCTCTCTCTCCAAAGAAATTTACAGCATATAATGATTGCTCCATAAGAAGGCCTGGGGCAAAGAAAATAAGTGAGAAGAAGAATTGGGGAGAATGTTCTAAAGGATTATCTTCTACTCTTCTTGATATTGATAAATTTAGTGCAGGAGGAATTCTTGATCATTATAAAATTGCAAGTTTTCATATTAGAGAGAACGAGATTCATGTATATGGTGAAGATAGCGATGTTCTAAGTTACTCTTACTTTCATGAAAAACTACTAGATTGGTGTATTGAAAAATTCAATAATCAAGTTGATATTGGCCCGGCTGAAAATATTGGAGAGTATATTGCTGAATGCGATTACCCTGAACACTTTATTCTAGGAATAGGGGCGACTAGATATACAGAGTACGGGGAAAATAATTTCTTAGCAAAGGGAGATACTAGCGTGGTCGTTCTCTATGATAAAAGAAAGTATACATTCTCAGAGATTCTAAAAAGAGTTGAAACGAGAGAGTTCTCTGGTGAATCTCTCTCATTTCTCGTTCAGAATGTTATATAA
- a CDS encoding metal-sensitive transcriptional regulator, translating into MNITDESHKKLKNRINRVEGQVKGISSMIDSNKYCIDILTQTKAIRSAIKALELEILENHLNTCVKEAILSGNESKSDEKIEEIMLLLKKTSKL; encoded by the coding sequence ATGAATATAACTGATGAGTCTCATAAGAAATTAAAAAATAGAATTAATAGAGTTGAAGGACAAGTGAAAGGGATCTCTTCAATGATTGATTCCAATAAGTATTGCATTGATATTCTCACTCAAACTAAGGCAATCAGAAGTGCAATTAAAGCACTAGAGTTAGAGATCTTGGAAAATCATCTTAATACTTGTGTGAAAGAGGCCATTCTCTCTGGAAATGAATCAAAGAGTGATGAGAAAATTGAAGAAATAATGCTACTATTAAAGAAAACTTCAAAACTATAA
- a CDS encoding HIT family protein, with protein sequence MKINERIEKDSEFLKTLNLSELRLLKDGELDWFVLIPLRENMIEWCDLPMEDQVELTREIDFLSKSLKELGYDKVNIGSLGNIVSQLHIHVIGRRKSDRAWPAPIWGTQSLEEFSQARVEFWKEKFSKAQ encoded by the coding sequence ATGAAGATAAATGAGAGAATTGAAAAAGACTCAGAGTTTTTGAAGACTTTGAACCTCAGCGAGCTTCGACTTTTAAAAGATGGAGAACTCGACTGGTTTGTTCTAATACCACTTAGAGAGAATATGATTGAGTGGTGTGACCTGCCAATGGAAGATCAAGTAGAATTGACTAGAGAAATAGATTTTCTTTCAAAGTCTTTAAAAGAGTTGGGTTATGACAAAGTAAATATTGGAAGCTTAGGAAATATTGTTTCGCAATTACATATTCACGTTATAGGACGTAGAAAAAGTGATAGGGCATGGCCAGCTCCAATTTGGGGAACGCAGTCCTTAGAAGAATTCAGTCAAGCGAGAGTTGAATTTTGGAAAGAGAAGTTTAGTAAAGCTCAATAA
- a CDS encoding fatty acid desaturase has product MAKKNDYILVNDVNAHVKRRAEILEKYPQVRKLYGTNPYSALYILLIVSLQFSLATIISTQAWWAILLLSYTVGAIANHSLYVMIHECCHNTVFKKAFYNKIMGIICDLPLFLPSAMGFRKYHMIHHKHLGEYSYDPDITSRTEANLIKNNPVTKALWLALFSLSQALRPLKVKYYKPLDRWSVINTVVIVIVNILIYKFMGSGALTYLALSTLFALGLHPLGGRWIQEHYITKEGQETYSYYGILNKLTFNMGFHNEHHDFMHIPWSRLPELKRTAPEYYDSLKYYKSWTKVLLNFIFNPEMTSYKRIIHPDRHPKSAIE; this is encoded by the coding sequence ATGGCAAAGAAGAATGATTATATCCTCGTTAATGATGTGAATGCTCACGTAAAGCGAAGAGCTGAAATTTTAGAAAAGTATCCGCAGGTCAGAAAGCTCTACGGCACAAATCCGTACTCAGCTCTCTATATTCTCTTAATTGTTTCTCTACAATTCTCTCTCGCAACTATTATTAGTACTCAAGCTTGGTGGGCAATTCTTCTCTTGAGTTATACCGTCGGGGCCATTGCCAATCATTCTCTCTACGTGATGATTCACGAGTGTTGCCATAATACTGTTTTTAAGAAAGCATTTTATAATAAAATCATGGGAATCATTTGCGATCTTCCACTCTTCTTACCTTCGGCCATGGGCTTTAGAAAGTATCATATGATTCACCATAAACATCTCGGTGAATATTCATATGACCCAGATATAACAAGTAGAACTGAGGCAAATCTAATTAAGAATAATCCTGTGACCAAGGCCCTTTGGCTTGCTCTCTTCTCTCTGTCTCAGGCCCTACGTCCATTAAAAGTTAAATACTATAAACCTCTTGATCGCTGGTCAGTCATTAATACGGTTGTAATAGTTATTGTTAATATTCTCATTTACAAGTTTATGGGAAGCGGGGCCCTTACCTATCTAGCTCTCTCGACACTCTTTGCTCTTGGACTTCACCCACTTGGGGGAAGATGGATTCAAGAGCACTATATTACGAAAGAAGGGCAAGAGACTTACTCTTACTACGGTATTTTAAACAAGCTCACTTTCAATATGGGATTTCATAATGAGCATCATGATTTCATGCATATTCCCTGGAGTCGATTACCTGAGTTAAAAAGAACTGCTCCCGAATACTATGATTCTCTAAAATACTATAAGTCTTGGACAAAGGTTCTTTTGAATTTTATCTTCAACCCTGAAATGACTTCCTATAAGAGAATTATTCATCCTGATCGCCACCCAAAATCAGCAATCGAATAA
- a CDS encoding heavy metal translocating P-type ATPase, giving the protein MMLFNVKISGMSCASCASSIESETQKILGVSSASVNFATESAKFEISSNEVQTLIENKVKELGYSFTLEMETEKKERDGITLFWISFTLSILLFMLEMGPLKKVVSLKTNYYLQFLFALPIWLWIGAKFQISFLNFLRSGRSNMNTLIGLGTSAAFLYSTLITFLTEQTISWGLTQKVYFEAVGFIISFVLLGNYFEEKAKRKSKDALNSLLKLSSKSALVLRDGDFRDIDINEVVVGDTVRVLPGGKFPVDGEVLKGSSAVDESMLSGESLPVVKKAGEKVFGGTINGDSAIEFIAKKIGSDTFLSHIVEFVENAQNNKPEIQRYADRISSIFTPIVLVFSILTLVLWLFFGVSNIWGNAISNFIAVLVIACPCALGLATPTAVVVATGRASLKGQLIGGGEVLEKACNINAIVFDKTGTLTEGRPQILDYSLVTTDDNLEILRDVASIEKLSEHPLAKAVINFALDKGLKLIEPDFFEIHKGMGIEADISSSTYVIGNKKLLEKFEINVVEEENTIIGSYIYIAKNKEYVGKIIVGDKIKSSAKEMIRNLRDRGIETWLITGDNEVVGNAVRDELGIDHIIANALPLEKAGMIEKIQEKKFKVAMVGDGINDAPALAKADLSIAMGTGTDIAISTSDVTIVKGDIEKVISFLDLSEGTMKIIKQNLFLSLIYNTLLIPIAAGVLVIFDGPMMPPILASVAMGLSSISVVSNSLRIRNLI; this is encoded by the coding sequence ATGATGTTATTTAATGTGAAAATAAGTGGTATGAGTTGTGCGAGTTGTGCTTCGTCAATTGAAAGTGAAACTCAAAAAATCTTAGGAGTGAGTAGTGCTTCTGTAAATTTTGCAACTGAAAGTGCTAAGTTTGAAATTTCTTCTAATGAAGTTCAAACACTCATTGAAAATAAAGTAAAAGAGCTAGGTTATAGTTTCACATTAGAAATGGAAACTGAGAAAAAAGAACGTGATGGAATAACGCTATTTTGGATTTCTTTTACTCTTTCAATATTATTATTCATGTTAGAAATGGGACCTTTAAAGAAAGTCGTTTCATTAAAGACTAATTATTATCTACAATTTCTCTTTGCACTACCAATATGGCTTTGGATTGGAGCTAAGTTTCAGATTTCCTTTCTAAACTTTTTAAGAAGTGGAAGATCGAATATGAATACACTTATTGGTCTTGGAACAAGTGCGGCCTTCTTATACTCGACTCTAATTACATTCTTAACGGAGCAAACAATTTCTTGGGGCCTTACTCAGAAAGTGTACTTTGAAGCTGTAGGTTTTATTATTTCCTTTGTTCTACTTGGAAATTACTTTGAAGAAAAGGCCAAGAGAAAATCTAAAGATGCTTTAAACTCTCTTCTTAAATTAAGCTCTAAGAGTGCCCTTGTCCTAAGAGATGGAGATTTTAGAGATATTGATATTAATGAAGTCGTGGTTGGGGACACAGTCAGAGTCCTACCTGGAGGAAAGTTTCCTGTTGATGGAGAAGTCCTAAAGGGAAGCAGTGCTGTTGATGAGTCAATGCTTTCAGGGGAATCTCTTCCCGTTGTTAAGAAAGCGGGAGAAAAAGTATTTGGTGGAACGATTAATGGGGATAGTGCCATTGAGTTTATCGCTAAGAAAATTGGAAGCGACACTTTTCTTTCTCACATTGTTGAATTTGTAGAGAATGCTCAAAATAACAAACCTGAGATTCAGAGGTATGCTGATAGAATAAGCTCAATTTTCACTCCAATTGTTCTTGTCTTTTCAATCTTAACTCTAGTTCTGTGGTTATTTTTTGGAGTTAGTAATATCTGGGGGAATGCAATTTCAAATTTTATTGCAGTTTTAGTGATTGCCTGTCCTTGTGCTCTAGGACTTGCTACACCAACTGCGGTTGTTGTAGCAACGGGAAGAGCTTCACTTAAGGGGCAATTGATTGGTGGTGGAGAAGTTTTAGAGAAAGCATGTAATATAAATGCCATTGTCTTTGATAAGACAGGAACACTTACTGAAGGTCGACCACAAATTTTAGATTATTCTCTAGTTACGACTGATGACAATCTAGAGATTCTTAGAGACGTTGCTTCTATTGAAAAACTGTCAGAACATCCACTTGCAAAAGCCGTAATTAACTTTGCACTAGATAAAGGTCTAAAACTTATTGAGCCTGATTTCTTTGAAATTCATAAGGGAATGGGAATTGAAGCAGATATATCCAGTTCTACTTATGTAATTGGTAATAAGAAATTATTAGAAAAGTTTGAAATTAATGTAGTTGAAGAAGAGAATACTATTATTGGAAGCTATATCTATATTGCTAAGAATAAAGAATATGTAGGAAAAATTATTGTTGGTGATAAAATTAAATCAAGTGCTAAAGAGATGATTCGAAATCTAAGAGATCGAGGAATAGAGACTTGGTTAATTACAGGTGATAATGAAGTGGTTGGAAATGCTGTAAGAGATGAGCTTGGAATTGATCACATTATCGCCAATGCTCTACCGCTTGAGAAAGCGGGGATGATTGAGAAAATTCAAGAAAAGAAATTCAAAGTTGCAATGGTAGGTGATGGTATTAATGATGCTCCGGCGTTGGCAAAGGCCGATCTTTCGATTGCTATGGGAACAGGGACTGATATTGCAATTTCAACTTCTGATGTAACGATCGTTAAAGGTGATATTGAGAAAGTGATTTCTTTTCTAGATCTCTCTGAAGGAACAATGAAGATTATAAAGCAGAATTTATTCTTATCACTCATTTATAATACTTTATTAATTCCAATTGCAGCAGGAGTTCTTGTCATCTTTGATGGACCTATGATGCCTCCTATTTTGGCAAGTGTCGCGATGGGACTGAGTTCGATCTCTGTTGTAAGCAATAGTCTTAGAATAAGAAATCTAATATGA
- a CDS encoding HD domain-containing phosphohydrolase: MTTEKEPTHAPVPLAKIVPDQELCADIYLYINSKYLKYKNLGEIIGAKKYDEFLSKDVKEVFIQISDIPKFIQWMKSSKEDSINSLVESVGEEHRELVEAREEITETIYEVFSDREINSAVVEHLQHISQNFINKAKQTKESTHVLAKLVKHNRSLADHSVNVANISIYLAMALGHNHQMILENIYLGALLHDYGKAKIPANILENPESNLYQQAIEFHPIKGAKAARSLSSVKDPVALIVEQHHEQFNGKGFPKAIAGKDIYELSQIVALANHYDNLCDENANMAQEQKVKTAIKKIEYDRGKLFNPEMLERAVDALKLAYGNYKR, encoded by the coding sequence TTGACCACAGAAAAAGAACCTACTCACGCCCCTGTCCCCCTAGCAAAAATAGTTCCAGACCAAGAGCTATGTGCCGATATTTATCTTTATATAAATAGTAAGTACCTTAAGTATAAAAATTTAGGAGAGATCATTGGTGCTAAGAAGTACGATGAATTCTTAAGTAAAGATGTAAAAGAAGTCTTCATTCAAATAAGTGATATTCCAAAGTTTATTCAATGGATGAAGAGTTCAAAAGAAGATTCAATCAATAGCCTCGTTGAAAGTGTTGGTGAAGAGCACCGTGAATTAGTTGAAGCAAGAGAAGAGATAACAGAGACAATCTATGAAGTCTTCTCTGACCGAGAGATTAATTCTGCTGTTGTTGAACATCTACAGCATATTTCACAGAACTTTATCAATAAGGCAAAGCAAACAAAAGAAAGCACTCATGTTCTAGCAAAACTTGTTAAGCACAATCGCTCCCTTGCTGATCACAGTGTAAATGTTGCCAATATCTCAATCTATTTAGCAATGGCCCTTGGACACAATCATCAAATGATTCTAGAGAATATTTATCTAGGCGCCCTTCTCCATGATTATGGTAAAGCAAAGATTCCTGCCAATATTCTAGAAAATCCAGAGAGCAACCTCTATCAACAAGCAATTGAATTTCATCCTATAAAAGGTGCTAAAGCTGCAAGATCCCTAAGCTCAGTAAAAGATCCTGTTGCCCTCATTGTAGAGCAACACCACGAACAATTTAACGGTAAAGGTTTTCCAAAGGCAATTGCAGGAAAAGATATCTATGAACTCTCTCAAATTGTAGCTCTTGCAAATCACTACGATAATCTTTGTGATGAGAATGCAAATATGGCGCAGGAACAAAAAGTAAAAACTGCAATTAAGAAAATTGAATATGATCGCGGAAAATTATTTAATCCTGAAATGCTAGAGAGGGCCGTCGATGCTCTAAAACTTGCTTATGGAAACTATAAAAGATAA
- a CDS encoding cold-shock protein translates to METGKVKFFDQEKGFGFITPDNGGKDIFVHITGIQSGPLNEGDSVEFEVGEGLKGPCAVNVSRK, encoded by the coding sequence ATGGAAACAGGTAAAGTTAAGTTTTTTGATCAAGAAAAAGGTTTTGGATTCATCACTCCAGACAACGGTGGAAAGGACATTTTCGTTCATATCACTGGTATTCAAAGTGGTCCTCTTAATGAGGGTGACTCAGTTGAATTTGAAGTAGGTGAAGGCCTTAAAGGACCTTGTGCAGTAAACGTATCTCGCAAGTAA
- a CDS encoding 3'-5' exonuclease — protein sequence MKFKTSIEKDEINALEMLKFQGKIHLVTNADEAIKIAKKLSNEEILGFDTETRPSFKKGETYDVSLLQLSTESDAYLFRLNKMTFPKELAQLLADPKIVKAGVAVRDDIKSLQKLSPFKDENFCELQDFAKELGVKNFSLRALCAIFINYRLSKRAKITNWEQPTLTDAQVQYAACDAWVGLQIYKQMKSVNS from the coding sequence ATGAAATTTAAAACTAGTATAGAGAAAGACGAAATCAACGCACTTGAAATGCTTAAGTTTCAAGGAAAGATTCACTTAGTAACCAATGCCGATGAAGCAATTAAGATCGCTAAAAAGCTTTCTAATGAAGAAATTTTAGGCTTTGATACTGAGACTAGGCCAAGCTTTAAAAAAGGTGAAACATACGACGTTTCTCTCTTACAGCTATCTACAGAGAGTGATGCCTATCTCTTTCGTTTAAATAAAATGACTTTTCCAAAAGAATTGGCCCAACTACTTGCTGATCCTAAAATTGTAAAAGCAGGAGTTGCAGTTAGGGACGATATAAAGTCGCTACAAAAGCTTTCACCTTTTAAAGACGAAAATTTCTGCGAATTACAGGACTTTGCGAAAGAATTAGGTGTTAAGAATTTTAGCTTAAGAGCTCTTTGCGCCATTTTCATTAATTATCGCCTCTCTAAAAGAGCAAAAATCACAAATTGGGAACAACCAACTCTCACAGATGCTCAAGTTCAATATGCAGCTTGTGACGCCTGGGTTGGTTTACAAATCTATAAGCAGATGAAGAGTGTAAACTCTTAA
- a CDS encoding heavy-metal-associated domain-containing protein — MKKIGFIVEGMKCGGCKGKIEKAFAANSQVLNIEINLEEKSVIFNCEDEASTIELKGLIEEQGFSVPKSLRV; from the coding sequence ATGAAGAAAATTGGATTTATAGTAGAAGGAATGAAGTGTGGTGGCTGTAAAGGAAAAATTGAAAAGGCCTTTGCTGCTAACTCTCAAGTTTTGAATATAGAGATAAACCTTGAAGAGAAGTCTGTGATTTTTAATTGTGAAGATGAAGCTTCAACTATTGAGCTTAAAGGATTAATTGAAGAACAAGGATTTTCTGTACCAAAGTCACTAAGAGTTTAA
- a CDS encoding MAPEG family protein, with translation MLNQQLIFLPCLILILLTFFVLIIMFNRRVKGIKKGDVSPSYFKTYSTGQTESIKCLQAQRNFANLHEAPPIFYILCLVAYVTGNASPLMIGLSWTFLFFRVLHTLVHVTTNKLKPRMLSFACSWLVIIAMSLILMIRII, from the coding sequence ATGCTTAATCAACAATTAATTTTTCTGCCATGTCTTATTCTCATTCTACTTACTTTTTTCGTTCTTATCATCATGTTTAATAGACGAGTTAAAGGAATAAAAAAAGGTGACGTTTCCCCTTCTTACTTTAAAACTTATTCTACCGGACAAACTGAATCAATAAAGTGCCTTCAAGCGCAGAGAAACTTCGCAAACCTTCATGAAGCTCCACCAATTTTCTATATTCTCTGCTTAGTAGCTTATGTTACAGGGAATGCTAGTCCTCTTATGATTGGGCTTTCATGGACATTCTTATTTTTTAGAGTACTTCATACTCTAGTTCATGTAACAACAAATAAACTAAAACCAAGAATGCTCTCTTTTGCATGTAGTTGGCTAGTTATCATCGCAATGAGTTTAATACTTATGATAAGAATTATATAA
- the ylqF gene encoding ribosome biogenesis GTPase YlqF, with translation MAKKVKRSYSEDVTLTEYRDHTKAFNWFPGHMAKAMKQVGDKLKMVDIILELRDARIPLLSGNEDLKKLVGNKCRLVVLNKVNLSDPEKLAGWKKWFEENEKNHIFVNALDRNAVKLITDKAREIVIANRIASGGSGDKVRKFRMMMVGLPNTGKSTLINSLRGRKSAKCGDKPGLTQQQQWIKVDSDMELLDTPGIMPRRIDTRQEGMWLCATHAIRDSILGQEEVACFVIEYLLKYFPEKISERYSLEDMASTVGEVLEQISFSRGYIKKKGVADFDRTFATVLSDFRKGELGLVTFENSPMI, from the coding sequence ATGGCAAAGAAAGTTAAGAGAAGTTATAGTGAAGATGTCACGCTAACTGAATATCGTGATCACACAAAAGCATTTAATTGGTTCCCTGGGCATATGGCGAAGGCCATGAAGCAAGTAGGGGATAAATTAAAAATGGTTGATATCATTCTTGAGCTTCGTGATGCAAGAATTCCTCTTCTTTCTGGTAATGAAGATTTAAAGAAGCTTGTTGGTAATAAGTGTCGCCTGGTTGTTTTAAATAAGGTGAATCTCTCCGATCCTGAAAAGCTTGCGGGCTGGAAGAAGTGGTTTGAAGAAAATGAAAAGAATCACATCTTTGTTAATGCCCTTGATCGCAACGCTGTAAAACTCATCACTGATAAGGCCCGAGAAATTGTCATTGCAAATAGAATAGCTTCAGGTGGTTCAGGAGATAAGGTTCGAAAGTTTAGAATGATGATGGTTGGACTTCCTAACACAGGAAAGTCTACTCTTATAAATTCTCTTCGTGGACGCAAGTCTGCAAAGTGTGGGGATAAGCCAGGACTTACTCAACAACAACAGTGGATAAAAGTCGATAGTGATATGGAACTCTTGGATACTCCGGGAATCATGCCAAGAAGAATTGATACGAGACAAGAGGGGATGTGGCTCTGTGCAACCCACGCAATTAGAGATTCAATTCTTGGGCAGGAAGAAGTGGCATGCTTTGTTATTGAATATCTCCTAAAATACTTTCCTGAAAAAATATCTGAGCGCTATTCTTTAGAAGATATGGCGAGTACGGTAGGGGAAGTTCTTGAGCAAATTTCTTTTAGCCGAGGCTATATTAAGAAGAAAGGTGTCGCCGACTTCGATAGAACATTTGCAACAGTACTGTCAGACTTTAGGAAGGGTGAATTAGGTTTAGTTACCTTTGAAAATAGTCCTATGATATAA